In Onychostoma macrolepis isolate SWU-2019 chromosome 04, ASM1243209v1, whole genome shotgun sequence, one DNA window encodes the following:
- the LOC131538757 gene encoding gastrula zinc finger protein XlCGF57.1-like gives MEFIKEESEDVEIEEAFRVKHEDTETQTKIAFIKDESEDMKIEETFRVKHEDTETQTDLMALKEQGEVLNETEETDQYENLHDFITGEKSFCSLQSEKTSTRKRAQKTGTTSYFTCFQSEKSFNQQGNLDVHRRIHTMKNLFTCQQCGSSFTHKRSLNRHMTIHTGEKPFICHQCGKSFNQQGNLDRHMKIHNREKPNISLQCGRSFNQSGNLDVHRRIHTMKNLFTCQQCGSSFTHKRNLNRHMRVLTEEKPFICKQCGKSFNQQGNLDRHMEIHNREKPKISPQSGKSFNQSGNLDVHRRIHTMKNLFTCQQCGSSFTRKGSLNMHLRTHTGEKPYTCRQCGKSFSNSGNLKVHMRIHTGEKPFTCKQCGKSFNRKGNLNYHMRVHTGKKPFT, from the exons ATGGAGTTTATTAAAGAAGAGAGTGAAGATGTGGAGATTGAAGAAGcattcagagtcaaacatgaagatactgagacacaaacaaagattGCATTTATTAAAGATGAAAGTGAAGACATGAAGATTGAAGAAAcattcagagtcaaacatgaagatactgagacacaaacag ACCTAATGGCACTGAAAGAGCAGGGAGAAGTACTGAATGAAACTGAAGAGACCGATCAGTATGAGAATCTTCATGATTTTATAACTGGAGAAAAATCTTTTTGTTCCTTACAGTCTGAAAAGACTTCCACACGAAAAAGAGCTCAAAAGACAGGAACTACAAGTTATTTTACTTGCTTTCAGTCTGAAAAGAGTTTCAATCAACAAGGAAACCTTGATGTCCACAGGCGAATTCACactatgaagaacctttttaCCTGCCAACAATGTGGAAGCAGTTTCACTCATAAAAGAAGCCTCAACAGGCACATGacaattcacactggagagaagcctttcatctgtcatcagtgtggaaaaagtttcaatcAACAAGGAAATCTTGACAGGCACATGAAAATTCACAATAGAGAGAAGCCTAACATATCTCTTCAGTGTGGAAGGAGTTTCAATCAAAGTGGAAACCTTGATGTCCACAGGCGAATTCACactatgaagaacctttttacctgccaacagtgtggaagcAGTTTCACTCATAAACGAAACCTTAACAGGCACATGAGAGTTTTGACTGAAGAAAAGCCTTTCATTTGCaaacagtgtggaaaaagtttcaatcAACAAGGAAACCTTGACAGGCACATGGAAATTCACAATAGAGAGAAGCCTAAAATATCTCCTCAGTCTGGAAAGAGTTTCAATCAAAGTGGAAACCTTGACGTCCACAGGCGAATTCACACTATGAAGAACCttttcacctgccaacagtgtggaagcAGTTTCACTCGTAAAGGTAGCCTTAACATGCACTTGAGAActcatactggagagaagccttataCCTGCcgtcagtgtggaaagagtttcagtaaTTCTGGAAACcttaaagtccacatgagaattcatactggagagaagcctttcacctgcaaacagtgtggaaaaagtttcaacagaaaaggaaaccttaattaccacatgagagttcacactggaaaGAAACCCTTCACCTGA